From the Candidatus Paceibacterota bacterium genome, the window ACTAAACCGGTATGCTTAAGGACAAGAAGAGACGATCGTATTGCGAGTGGCTCAAGGCCATTGACACCTTAGTCTCTTCTTCCTGCCCTTAAGTATACACTATTATCCCTATCTCCTTTATATGACAGGACAGGGAGCGTCCAATCTTAATAAATACCGTTAATTTATGCTGATTGAGGGTTAAATTAACGATATATTGACATAATATCGTTAATCTGATATAATTAAACATATAATTAACGTAAATTTGCTATATGTCCACTCCAAACCCTATAAAAAATAGAATTGGGACGCTTAAGGCTGAATACGATAAGCTTCTTAGGGGAAAAGAGTCTCTTTTGAATATTCTTGATGAATCCGAAATTTCGGAAAGCGTATTCAATTCGAATGCTATCGAGAACTCCACCCTGACACTGAAAGAGACGGAAAGGATCTTGCTCGACTTGGAAGTTTCGAGGAATGTTTCTGTTCGTGAAGTTTTTGAAGCCAAGAATCTTGCGCGGGTCATGGAATATGTGAAGGGGAAAGCGCGGGAGTCGGAAATATCCAAAGAAATGATCCTTCTCCTCCACAGAATGCTGATCGGAAATATAAATGACAAGATCGCCGGACGTTTTCGTGCAGTCGGCGAATACGTCCGCGTTGGAACTCATGTCGCGCCGGCGCCGGAACACGTGGAGCGGATGATCGACGAGATCCTGCTTGAATATACAAGCGATCATGAAAGCTATTTTACGGACAAAATCGCGAAATTCCATCTTGATTTCGAGACAGTCCATCCTTTTTGCGATGGAAATGGCAGAATTGGAAGGGTGATAATCAACTATCAGCTTCTGCGATTCGGCTTTCCGGCCGTTATAATCCGCGACAAGGAAAAGAAGGTCTATTATGAATCGTTCGGAAAGTATCGCGGATCGAAGAGCGCCAAAATAATGGAAAAAGTTATTGATCTTGCACTCACGGAATCGCTTCACAAGAGAATCGCATATCTCCGCGGAGAAAATATAGTTACGCTTTCTGACTTTGCAAAGAAGAGCAATAGATCTATAAATACTCTCATTAATGCTGCCAAGAGACAGACTATTCCTGCTTTCCGCGAGAAAGGAGTTTGGAAAATTGG encodes:
- a CDS encoding Fic family protein, with amino-acid sequence MSTPNPIKNRIGTLKAEYDKLLRGKESLLNILDESEISESVFNSNAIENSTLTLKETERILLDLEVSRNVSVREVFEAKNLARVMEYVKGKARESEISKEMILLLHRMLIGNINDKIAGRFRAVGEYVRVGTHVAPAPEHVERMIDEILLEYTSDHESYFTDKIAKFHLDFETVHPFCDGNGRIGRVIINYQLLRFGFPAVIIRDKEKKVYYESFGKYRGSKSAKIMEKVIDLALTESLHKRIAYLRGENIVTLSDFAKKSNRSINTLINAAKRQTIPAFREKGVWKIGERAKQK